In Arachis hypogaea cultivar Tifrunner chromosome 7, arahy.Tifrunner.gnm2.J5K5, whole genome shotgun sequence, the genomic window AAGCATAATGTTTATATTCATACTACTAAGCACAAAGGCTATTACATATTGAGCCAAAATCATCAGCACATGtctgaattaacaaaacaaaaaatatgttCCAGTAGTGTTAAGTGTATTGCTTCTTATAATTTGACAACCAAAAAACTTGACACCAAAATATCCATAACTATAACGACAATTATGTCATTTCTGAAGTCTTGGTGGCCTAAACCCAGCCACCACATCAATAGCCCTTTTTTTGGTTGGTCTCCCAGGGAATCTCCTAATGATTGGTGCCTCTGGACGCAGCCACTGCATGCTTGCATGGCAACCTTGGTAGGATAGATACATAAATGCGACTTCTACTCAATCAATATTTACTTAAATAACATAAGTATTATTGCCAAGAAATCAGTTGATGATTAAACCTGTTAGTTGCCAAATGTTGCTAGCACATGTTTGTCTTTATAAAATAAACAGCCACTCTGGTCTGGTACCTCTGGACTTCAAACAATACCCTTGCTTCATCCCTAGCCCATTCTGCTGTCCACTTGTTGCTCTCAGGAATGATGTACTCATCCAGCCTTAGTTCTTGAACTGGAGCCAATATGCCCTTTCATTTGCTTATTCTGTGCTTGTGCTCTGCCATCTTTAACATAATGTAACTTCGAAGCTCCTCGCACATAGTTAAAATCGGTTTCTCTCTATACTCTACGATCTTGGCATTCCAAACTTCGCACATGTTATTGATGATATTGTCACACTTCGGGCCATGGCTAAAGTAAGCCTTCGTCCATGCACCAGGATCAAACTTCCATAGATATTCCCAAGAATTCTTGTTCACCTTCTTCACAAATTCCATTAAGCCTTTGAATTCTCTCATTGTTGTGCTCTTAGCATCCTTCCAAACTAGCCCTTTTGTGTGCTTGTCCTTAAAGTGCTTGATGAAGTTTTTTAATATATGTAAGACACAATTCCTATGATGGGCTTGTGGCATTACCTCATGCAATGCCTTAGCCAACCCCTGCAATAACAATTCAGCCAACAGTTGAATTAACAAGTAAGCACAGAACACAAACCATATAACAAAAAGAAACACAAAGAATGAAGTAATGTAACTTTCTACTGGTTGGATATGAAGTTTCACCCATTGGCAGCCACAGGACCAAGATCATCGTGCAGAATTGAAAGAAACCATTTCCAGGATTCAGTGTTCTCAGTTTCAACTACAGCAAATGCTATTACAAAGAAACTATTATTGGCATCCTGCCCCACAGCTGACAAAAGATGACCACCGAAGTACCCTTTTAAGAAGCATCCATCCAATCCGATCAGAGGGCGACAGCCTGCCTTGAAGCCTTTCTTGCAAGCATCCAATGAAATGTACAACCTATTGAACAGTGGACGACCCTCCGGTTGAGGAATTACATCAATCATACCAGTGGATCCAGGATTActtttgtgaattttatttaagtagTCATGTAGCTTTTCATATTGTTCTTACT contains:
- the LOC140174421 gene encoding uncharacterized protein, producing the protein MIDVIPQPEGRPLFNRLYISLDACKKGFKAGCRPLIGLDGCFLKGYFGGHLLSAVGQDANNSFFVIAFAVVETENTESWKWFLSILHDDLGPGLAKALHEVMPQAHHRNCVLHILKNFIKHFKDKHTKGLVWKDAKSTTMREFKGLMEFVKKVNKNSWEYLWKFDPGAWTKAYFSHGPKCDNIINNMCEVWNAKIVEYREKPILTMCEELRSYIMLKMAEHKHRISK